DNA from Mesorhizobium sp. B2-1-1:
CAGCCAGAACGAGATGTTGTTCATGCGCGGGAACGCCATGTCCGGGGCGCCGATCATGATCGGCACCATCCAGTTGGCAAAACCGCCGATCAGGGCCGGCATGACCATGAAGAAGATCATGATCAGCGCGTGCGCCGTGGCGAAGGCGTTGTACATGCTCTTGCCGCCGTCGATCGCGGCGTCACCGTTCATGCCGTAGACCATCTGCGCCAGACCGCTGAAGATCTGGATGCCAGGCTCCTGCAACTCCATGCGGATGGCGACCGACAGCGCGCCGCCGATGATGCCGGCCATGATCGCGAAGATCAGGTAGAGCGTACCGATGTCCTTGTGGTTGGTCGAATAAACCCAGCGCACCCAACCATGATAAGGCTTGTGGTCGTGCCCGTCGTGAGCTGCAGCGTCTGCCATGTTCCGCTCCGTTCCCTAAATCTTGCTAACCCGCGGCATCAGTTGCCGGCGGCCGCTACCTTGTTCTGGCCATCGACCTCGGCCATCAGCGTCTTGTTGGCGCCGGGCAGATCGGTCTTGGCCGCAGCCAGCCAGGTCTTGAACTGCGCGTCGGAGACGACGCGGATGGCGATCGGCATGAAGGCATGGTCCTTGCCGCAGAGCTGCGAGCACTGGCCGTAGTAGAGGCCTTCCTTCTCCGCCTTGAACCAGGTCTCGTTGGTGCGGCCGGGAATGGCATCGATCTTGATGCCGAAGGACGGCATGGCGAAGGAATGGATCACGTCGGTCGCGGTGACGAGCACCCGGGTCATCGTGTGGACGGGCACCACCATCTCGTTGTCGACGGCAAGCAGGCGCGGATAGACCTTGCGATCTTCCTTGCCGGCGGCGGCACGGTCGCCATCCTGGAGGATCGCCGAGTTGAACGAGAGCGTGTTGTCGGTCTGGTATTCGTAATCCCAGTTCCACTGGTTGCCCGTCGCCTTGACGGTGAGCTTGGCTTCTTCCGGCGGCGTGTACTGCGCGGTCAAGAGCTGGAACGAGGGGATGGCGAGGCAGAGCAGGACGACGACGGGGCCGACAGTCCAGATCACCTCGATCAGCGTGTTGTGGCTGGTCTTGGACGGAACCGGGTTGGCGCTCGCGCGGAATTTCACGATGCAGTAGATCAGAAGGACCAATACCAGGGCGGTGATCGGGATGATGAACCACATCGTGTAGTTTCCGAACCACTCGATCTGGCGCATCATGTCGGTTGCCGGCGCCTGGAAGGTCGTCTCCCACTCGACGGGCTGATCGGCATGGGCGGCCGTGCCGGCGAAAAACGTGGTAACGGCACAAGCGCTTAGAAACTTGGCACTTGCTGGAAGCTTGGCGTTTGCCAGGAAATTTCTCATCGCCCTCTTCGTCTCCCAGTTCCTCGCGGCTGTGTCCACGAGAATAACGAACAATGCCGGGACGGGAATCCCGACTGTCTCAAGCTGGTTCAAACCATACTCTTTTTCCCTCCGCAAGAAAGGAGCGGAGGAAACCGTGCGGCATTTTTGCGCGCAAGCCGGAATGCATCTTTGAAGGCGGCGGCCGCCATGGCGAATCGGCTATGTTCGACGGATCGGCTGCTTGCTGCCGGCCGGCGCGCCTAGCGTCGTAATTCGGGCGAAATTGGCTAGGAAAAGCGCCGCATGGGCATTTTCGTGGCGGCTCGGCCGCTGTCTCGTCCTTTACTTGGCTTTGGCGCGGCTTAAAGTGCCGTGATTCGCAATGGAGCCGTCATGAACTCTTGGCTGTCGGGATTTGGGCTTTCGAGCCCCTTGGCGAAGGTCATCTTTCTCGCCGCCTTGTCCGTCGCCGGCTTGTCGGCCGCCGGCCAGGCCAACGCGGCCCAGCCGAGCGGCACGGTGCGCTCGACCCATGGCGCGTGGTCGATCATCTGCGACACGCCGGCCGGCGCCACGTCCGAACAATGCGTGATGATGCAGAACGTCGTCGCCGAGGACCGCCCAGAGATGGGGCTGTCGGTCGTGGTGCTGCGCACCGCCGACAACAAGGCGGAGATCCTGCGCGTGCTGGCGCCGCTCGGCGTGCTCTTGCCCAACGGGCTCGGCCTCAATGTCGACGGCAAGGATATCGGCCGCGCTTATTTCGTGCGCTGCTTCCAGGACGGCTGCTACGCCGAGGTCATTCTCGAGAAGCCGCTGCTCGATACGCTGAAGACCGGCACGTCGGCCACGTTCATCGTCTTCCAGACGCCAGAAGAAGGCATCGGCATCCCGGTGGACCTCAAGGGTTTTGCCGACGGATTTGCGGCCCTGCCGTAGACTCCCGCGCCTCGATCCGGGAGCTGCCGATCAACGATAGGTTTTCCGGACCTGGGATAGATCCGGGACGCCGCCGCCCTGCATTTGAATGACGATTGGCGATTGTCTGGGCGCGGCTTCGCGCCTACATCCCGGATATAACCATTCATCCACGGACTTACGCCATGAACAGCCTTATCGGCCAATTCGATATTTCCGACGATCGCGTCAAGGAGATCGTCGCAGAGACCATCAACGGCGCCGACGATGGCGAGTTGTTCGTCGAATACAGCGAGAGCGAAGCGCTAATGTTCGACAACGGTCGGCTGAAGACGGCCAATTTCAACACCGACCAGGGTTTCGGCCTACGCGCGGTTGCCGGCGAAGCCAGCGGCTATGCCCACTCCAGCGACCTGTCCGAGGCTTCGCTGCGACGCGCGGCTGACGCCGTCTCGACCGTCAAGGGCGGTTATTCCGGAACGCTTGCCGCCGCGCCCGCCCGCACCAACCGCCATCTCTATGGCGATGAGAACCCGATCCCCTCCCCTTCCTTCGAGGCCAAGGCGAAGCTGTTGCAGGAAGTCGACGCATGGCTGCGCGCCGAGGATCCGCGCGTGCGCCAGGTCTCGGCATCGCTGACCTCGTCCTGGCAGCATGTCGAGATCGTGCGCGCCGACGGCCAGGTGGTGCGCGACATCCGGCCGCTGGTCAGGGTGAACGTGTCGGTGGTGGTCGGCGACGGCGACCGCCAGGAAAGCGGCTCCTACGGCATGGGCGGACGCAAGGCGTTCGGCGACTTCCTCGTCGAGGACAGCTGGAAGCACGCCGCCAAGGAGGCGCTGCGTCAGGCGCTGGTCAATCTCGAAGCCGTACCGGCGCCGGCCGGCACTTTCGACATCGTGCTCTCCAGCGGCTGGCCCGGCGTCATGCTGCACGAGGCCGTCGGCCACGGGCTGGAAGGCGACTTCAACCGCAAGAAG
Protein-coding regions in this window:
- the tldD gene encoding metalloprotease TldD, coding for MNSLIGQFDISDDRVKEIVAETINGADDGELFVEYSESEALMFDNGRLKTANFNTDQGFGLRAVAGEASGYAHSSDLSEASLRRAADAVSTVKGGYSGTLAAAPARTNRHLYGDENPIPSPSFEAKAKLLQEVDAWLRAEDPRVRQVSASLTSSWQHVEIVRADGQVVRDIRPLVRVNVSVVVGDGDRQESGSYGMGGRKAFGDFLVEDSWKHAAKEALRQALVNLEAVPAPAGTFDIVLSSGWPGVMLHEAVGHGLEGDFNRKKTSAFAGLMGQQVAAKGVTVVDDGTIAERRGSLTVDDEGTPSARNVLIEDGKLVGYMQDRQNARLMGMRATGNGRREGYAHQPMPRMTNTYMTSGDMEPDEIIASVRNGIYAVSFGGGQVDITSGKFVFGCTEAYMIENGKVTQPIKGAMLIGNGPDAMHRVSMIGNDMKLDNGIGMCGKAGQGVPVGVGQPHLRMDQMTVGGTRV
- a CDS encoding invasion associated locus B family protein, which translates into the protein MNSWLSGFGLSSPLAKVIFLAALSVAGLSAAGQANAAQPSGTVRSTHGAWSIICDTPAGATSEQCVMMQNVVAEDRPEMGLSVVVLRTADNKAEILRVLAPLGVLLPNGLGLNVDGKDIGRAYFVRCFQDGCYAEVILEKPLLDTLKTGTSATFIVFQTPEEGIGIPVDLKGFADGFAALP
- the coxB gene encoding cytochrome c oxidase subunit II, which translates into the protein MRNFLANAKLPASAKFLSACAVTTFFAGTAAHADQPVEWETTFQAPATDMMRQIEWFGNYTMWFIIPITALVLVLLIYCIVKFRASANPVPSKTSHNTLIEVIWTVGPVVVLLCLAIPSFQLLTAQYTPPEEAKLTVKATGNQWNWDYEYQTDNTLSFNSAILQDGDRAAAGKEDRKVYPRLLAVDNEMVVPVHTMTRVLVTATDVIHSFAMPSFGIKIDAIPGRTNETWFKAEKEGLYYGQCSQLCGKDHAFMPIAIRVVSDAQFKTWLAAAKTDLPGANKTLMAEVDGQNKVAAAGN